A single Symbiobacterium thermophilum IAM 14863 DNA region contains:
- a CDS encoding S8 family serine peptidase — MQRPVKWAARLALLVLVAGLVTDFFPADRTVTGADEPAAGGSVSGSYTPRAPAAATEAAAEPVPAELAPVDTDMGSDGDPAVEAAGDPVETPKPVLPVPERAATVEDPAGKMALNLNAVGIPAFRAAHGVSGAGVTIAVIDSGIDPGHPDLQTTPDGRRKVVDWKDFTAEGRVVTDQVVPWGPTFTARDGRTFILPEAQSAGGRARFGYWDESKVPGRINRDLDRNGFQTDRFGVLLLDPAVPGEYTQVYVDTDNDGDFRDEVAMTVFREGGAMARLGRFRSGAVAERQLAFVVADLDAAGGWVQFGFDSLGHGTQVAGVAAAYRPDGVVGAAPGAQLMALKVITSQDQGTWFAVKEAIEYAARHGAQVINVSLGGLAVSAAGDTQASEWLSRVAQTYGVLILLAADNAGPGLSSGTTIGRANELMTIGAYYSPGMWARDYGYQVTGETVWWRSGMGPRSDGAYIPSLVAPGGSPAPSPAWLHAEGYTTAVGTSVAVPHVAGAAALLLEAARRDGLPQDGLSLKRALESGARSLPGLQSYEQGSGLLDVEAAYAALERLQPIPALTAQMAGGGEGLLARSYQPGSDAFLLTNPTDQVVQVEIASTDSWVTPRLRAAVIPPGQTRRVDLAIDPPMSPGVHSAYIVIKAPGQEIPSLRVPVTYVQPVVSAGDTSYMHSQRIAAARYHRYFIEVEPGTAELSVTARVATGPGGRPQGAVQMQVFRPDGHMVHRSEEIGYQGRGLTALFQTSDPLEGVWEVVVVALPREGMADEPAEYVLQVQSGPVVAPAPLAFALVPGDQAAVSVSLKNPGRAFTGRAVAYGLTEQDLSVPWKVVRQTGRIDEFTLPSNVARLRLEIANVMPAQGGEHLWLYRYERDRGWQPYWVAHSSGGGMVIELERVPAGYYRVFVQYDGSVPSDLRYQYRRLVAVEAYGIGAQDDGARRERGASWEVPLTFYTPVKAGRYYGCVILLDEETGASLAWLPVEVSVGESELSVTARASRLLVDRPGTVVLELKDAATGAPVDGVITVDGRRYRSRQGTVTVTVKPSSAVHALRVEADLPGYRPFSREIRLPVHQVWLGPPVVGGARAEEHAEWRSRAEWLLR, encoded by the coding sequence ATGCAGCGACCGGTGAAATGGGCGGCGCGGCTCGCCCTGCTCGTCCTCGTGGCCGGACTGGTCACGGACTTCTTCCCGGCCGACCGGACGGTCACCGGGGCAGATGAGCCTGCGGCGGGAGGGTCGGTCTCAGGGAGCTACACCCCGAGGGCCCCTGCCGCCGCCACGGAGGCGGCGGCGGAGCCCGTGCCGGCCGAACTGGCCCCGGTGGACACGGACATGGGTTCCGACGGGGATCCGGCCGTGGAGGCGGCCGGCGATCCGGTGGAGACGCCCAAGCCGGTCCTGCCCGTCCCGGAGCGCGCCGCAACGGTGGAAGACCCCGCGGGCAAGATGGCGCTCAACCTGAACGCGGTCGGCATCCCCGCCTTCCGCGCCGCACACGGGGTGAGTGGCGCCGGCGTCACCATCGCCGTGATCGACTCCGGGATCGACCCCGGACACCCTGACCTGCAGACGACGCCCGACGGCCGGCGGAAGGTGGTCGACTGGAAGGACTTCACCGCCGAGGGACGGGTGGTGACCGACCAGGTGGTGCCCTGGGGCCCGACCTTCACGGCGCGGGACGGTCGCACCTTCATCCTGCCTGAGGCGCAGTCCGCCGGCGGCCGGGCCCGCTTCGGGTACTGGGACGAGTCGAAGGTGCCGGGGCGGATCAACCGGGATCTGGACCGGAACGGCTTCCAGACCGATCGCTTCGGCGTGTTGCTGCTGGACCCCGCGGTTCCGGGCGAGTACACGCAGGTCTACGTCGACACGGACAACGACGGCGACTTCCGGGACGAGGTGGCGATGACGGTCTTCCGCGAGGGCGGCGCGATGGCCCGGCTGGGGCGTTTCCGCAGCGGGGCGGTCGCCGAGCGGCAGCTGGCGTTCGTCGTCGCGGACCTGGACGCGGCGGGCGGCTGGGTGCAGTTCGGCTTTGACAGCCTCGGGCACGGGACGCAGGTGGCCGGCGTCGCCGCGGCCTACCGCCCGGATGGCGTGGTGGGTGCGGCCCCCGGCGCCCAGCTCATGGCGCTGAAGGTCATCACCTCGCAGGACCAGGGCACGTGGTTCGCGGTGAAGGAGGCCATCGAGTACGCCGCCCGGCACGGGGCGCAGGTGATCAACGTCAGCCTGGGAGGTCTGGCGGTCTCGGCCGCGGGCGACACGCAGGCGTCGGAATGGCTCTCCCGGGTGGCCCAGACCTACGGCGTGCTGATCCTGCTGGCCGCCGACAACGCCGGGCCGGGCCTGTCCAGCGGCACCACCATCGGCCGGGCCAACGAACTGATGACCATCGGCGCGTACTACTCCCCCGGGATGTGGGCGCGCGACTACGGCTACCAGGTCACCGGAGAGACGGTGTGGTGGCGTTCGGGGATGGGCCCGCGCTCCGACGGCGCCTACATCCCCAGCCTGGTCGCGCCCGGCGGCAGCCCGGCGCCTTCCCCGGCCTGGCTCCACGCCGAGGGGTACACCACGGCGGTGGGCACGTCGGTGGCCGTGCCGCACGTAGCCGGCGCCGCGGCGCTGCTCCTGGAGGCGGCCCGCCGCGACGGCCTCCCCCAGGACGGCCTCAGCCTGAAGCGCGCCCTGGAGTCCGGGGCGCGCAGCCTGCCGGGCCTGCAGTCCTACGAGCAGGGCAGCGGCCTGCTGGACGTCGAAGCGGCCTACGCGGCGCTGGAGCGGCTGCAGCCCATACCGGCGCTGACCGCCCAGATGGCCGGCGGCGGCGAGGGACTGCTCGCCCGCTCCTACCAGCCGGGGAGCGACGCCTTCCTGCTGACCAACCCCACCGACCAGGTCGTGCAGGTCGAGATCGCCAGCACGGACTCCTGGGTGACGCCGCGGCTGCGCGCCGCCGTCATCCCGCCGGGGCAGACCCGCCGGGTGGACCTGGCGATTGACCCGCCCATGAGCCCGGGGGTGCACAGCGCCTACATCGTGATCAAGGCCCCGGGCCAGGAGATCCCGAGCCTGCGGGTTCCCGTGACCTACGTGCAGCCGGTGGTGAGCGCCGGCGACACCAGCTACATGCACTCGCAGCGGATCGCGGCGGCCCGGTATCACCGCTATTTCATTGAAGTGGAGCCCGGCACGGCCGAGCTCTCGGTGACCGCCCGGGTGGCCACCGGGCCCGGGGGGCGTCCCCAGGGCGCCGTGCAGATGCAGGTGTTCCGGCCCGACGGCCACATGGTCCACCGGTCCGAGGAGATCGGCTACCAGGGGCGGGGGCTCACGGCGCTCTTCCAGACCAGCGATCCGCTCGAGGGCGTCTGGGAGGTCGTGGTGGTCGCCCTGCCCCGGGAGGGGATGGCCGACGAGCCGGCCGAGTACGTCCTGCAGGTGCAGTCCGGGCCGGTGGTCGCCCCGGCGCCGCTGGCGTTCGCGCTGGTCCCGGGCGACCAGGCGGCGGTGAGCGTCTCGCTGAAGAACCCCGGGCGGGCCTTCACCGGCAGGGCGGTGGCCTACGGGCTCACGGAGCAGGACCTGAGCGTGCCGTGGAAGGTGGTCCGTCAGACCGGCCGGATCGATGAGTTCACCCTCCCCTCCAACGTGGCCCGGCTGAGGCTGGAGATCGCCAACGTCATGCCCGCACAGGGCGGCGAGCACCTCTGGCTCTACCGGTACGAACGGGACAGGGGCTGGCAGCCGTACTGGGTGGCCCACAGCAGCGGCGGCGGGATGGTGATCGAGCTGGAACGGGTTCCCGCCGGTTACTACCGGGTGTTTGTGCAGTACGACGGTTCGGTGCCCTCCGATCTCCGGTACCAGTACCGCCGCCTCGTGGCGGTGGAGGCGTACGGCATCGGCGCACAGGATGACGGCGCCCGGCGGGAGCGGGGAGCGTCCTGGGAGGTTCCGCTGACGTTCTACACGCCCGTCAAGGCCGGCCGCTATTACGGCTGCGTGATCCTGCTGGACGAGGAGACAGGCGCATCGCTGGCGTGGCTGCCCGTGGAGGTCTCGGTAGGCGAGTCCGAGCTGTCCGTGACGGCCCGGGCGTCCCGCCTGCTGGTGGACCGGCCGGGCACCGTGGTGCTGGAACTGAAGGACGCCGCCACCGGCGCCCCGGTCGACGGAGTGATCACGGTGGACGGGCGCCGCTACCGGAGCCGGCAGGGAACGGTGACGGTGACGGTGAAGCCTTCATCGGCGGTGCATGCGCTGCGCGTGGAGGCCGATCTGCCGGGGTACCGACCCTTCTCCCGGGAGATCCGCCTGCCGGTACACCAGGTCTGGCTCGGTCCTCCCGTCGTCGGCGGTGCCCGGGCGGAAGAACATGCGGAGTGGCGCAGCCGCGCGGAGTGGCTGCTGCGCTGA
- a CDS encoding S-layer homology domain-containing protein: protein MRSPVCRVGLIALLILLIPGAALAYLSDVAGHWSAVWLSALEARGIIAGDRAGRFYPDDPLTRAELARIAVTGLGYGTEALALQGVPSRFTDVAPDDPLAGYVELLWELGLTEGYPDGRFRPEAPLTRVELAAMLVRAAGLEQRAAVLRSARLSYRDAGEIPAWAVGAVAAAAEAGLMSGDGDGYYRPWALVTRAEGAAAVAKWLDQYGLLFDLEGTLVAFDPREGEGTVRTPMGEEHSISLAVDAAILRGGERVLPPALQVADQVSLILNDAGQVRFVEAWYADLLAEGLEPAGGNGVWATLGTGQRRRLWVQPGALVFVNGRPATLAEALGQGPTYMALDVKTEEVRYLDAVRTPFGGRVAVVEDDRIWLEDGDGFLRYDLASDAILVDAGRRVEFYEIAEGDQVAFALDGDGRITYLEIVR, encoded by the coding sequence ATGCGCTCACCTGTATGCCGTGTCGGTCTGATCGCCTTGTTGATCCTGCTGATCCCGGGCGCGGCGCTGGCGTACCTGTCCGACGTGGCCGGCCACTGGTCCGCGGTGTGGCTGAGCGCGCTGGAGGCCAGGGGGATCATCGCCGGCGACCGGGCGGGCCGCTTCTACCCCGATGACCCGCTTACCCGGGCGGAGCTGGCCCGCATCGCGGTCACCGGCCTGGGCTACGGCACCGAAGCCCTTGCGCTGCAGGGCGTGCCCAGCCGCTTCACCGACGTGGCGCCGGACGACCCGCTGGCGGGCTACGTCGAGCTGCTGTGGGAGCTCGGCCTCACGGAGGGTTACCCGGACGGCCGGTTCCGCCCGGAGGCGCCCCTGACCCGGGTGGAGTTGGCCGCCATGCTGGTGCGGGCGGCCGGGCTGGAGCAGCGGGCGGCGGTCCTCCGCTCGGCACGCCTGTCCTACCGCGACGCCGGCGAGATTCCCGCCTGGGCCGTCGGCGCCGTGGCCGCGGCGGCGGAGGCCGGCCTGATGAGCGGCGACGGCGACGGCTACTACCGCCCGTGGGCCCTCGTCACCCGGGCAGAGGGAGCTGCCGCGGTGGCCAAGTGGCTGGACCAGTACGGGCTGCTCTTCGACCTGGAGGGCACGCTGGTCGCATTTGATCCGCGCGAAGGCGAGGGAACGGTGCGCACGCCCATGGGCGAGGAGCACTCGATCAGCCTGGCGGTGGACGCCGCCATCCTGCGCGGGGGCGAGCGCGTCCTTCCGCCCGCTCTGCAGGTGGCCGATCAGGTGTCGCTCATCCTCAACGACGCGGGGCAGGTCCGCTTTGTCGAGGCGTGGTACGCGGACCTGCTGGCTGAAGGGCTGGAGCCGGCCGGCGGAAACGGGGTCTGGGCGACCCTGGGGACGGGGCAGCGCCGCCGGCTGTGGGTGCAGCCCGGCGCCCTGGTGTTCGTCAACGGCCGGCCGGCGACGCTGGCGGAGGCGCTGGGGCAGGGGCCCACGTACATGGCGCTGGACGTCAAGACCGAGGAAGTCCGCTATCTGGACGCCGTCCGGACCCCCTTCGGCGGCCGGGTGGCGGTGGTCGAGGATGACCGCATCTGGCTGGAGGACGGCGACGGCTTCCTGCGGTACGACCTGGCCTCGGACGCGATCCTGGTGGACGCGGGCCGACGGGTGGAGTTCTACGAGATCGCCGAGGGCGACCAGGTCGCCTTCGCGCTGGATGGTGACGGCAGAATCACCTACCTGGAGATCGTGAGGTGA
- a CDS encoding hotdog domain-containing protein has protein sequence MEATLRVRMSSKDAHYGGNLVDGARVLGLFGDVATELLIRHDGDEGLFVAYDSVTFKAPVYAGDFLEVRGRITRVGNTSRGMAFEAYKVIAADPTPEQPSRARVLEEPILVATATGTCVVPKPFQRGPGAGAGAAPTGDGGRG, from the coding sequence ATGGAAGCGACCCTGCGTGTGCGGATGTCGTCCAAGGATGCGCACTACGGCGGCAACCTGGTGGATGGGGCCCGGGTGCTGGGCCTGTTCGGCGACGTGGCGACCGAGCTGCTGATCCGGCACGACGGCGACGAGGGGCTGTTCGTGGCCTACGACTCCGTGACCTTCAAGGCACCGGTATACGCCGGCGACTTCCTGGAGGTGCGGGGGCGCATCACCCGGGTGGGGAACACCTCCCGCGGGATGGCGTTCGAGGCCTATAAGGTGATCGCCGCGGACCCCACGCCGGAGCAGCCGTCGCGGGCCCGGGTGCTCGAGGAACCGATCCTGGTGGCGACCGCCACGGGTACCTGTGTCGTGCCCAAGCCGTTCCAGCGGGGGCCGGGGGCCGGCGCCGGGGCGGCCCCGACGGGCGACGGCGGGAGGGGGTAG
- a CDS encoding S41 family peptidase: protein MARLWRSFAASLLALFLTAALWTGPAYAASDPAHWGDASAELWMVYHVVQRYHVNGADLDAFLEGAVRGGLDALGDPYTEYLGPQDYQSFLDSVDGNLTGIGVYLEKVGDYITIVRPIRSSPAEAAGLRAGDRIVAADGVSLVGESIEKTQQLVRGEPGTKVVLTIERPDEGRRFDVTITRAFIHVPQVDYRMLEDGIGYLELSGFGQQAAEEFFAAVAELKEAGATRLVLDLRYNSGGWVASALEIAEAYVPAGEPIMFEITRDERRVYRSEGSPLGLPTAVLVSEYTASAAEILAGAVQDYGTGVLIGTQTFGKGTVQELVDLPGGGAVKVTTAEYLTGRQRRVHQVGLTPDLVVEPYQPPVHLQTPLVADRVMTTGHVGLDVLGLQERLALLGYRTDRDGYFKGQTTLAVLQFARDHGLNEVPMVDKAFVEALNAAVAAKLAAAEWPDTQLEAAIRYLKEK from the coding sequence GTGGCGCGGCTGTGGCGCAGTTTCGCGGCGTCCCTCCTGGCGCTCTTCCTGACGGCGGCCCTGTGGACCGGGCCGGCGTATGCGGCGTCTGATCCGGCCCACTGGGGCGACGCCAGCGCAGAGCTGTGGATGGTCTACCATGTGGTCCAGAGGTACCATGTCAACGGCGCCGACCTGGACGCCTTCCTGGAAGGGGCCGTCAGGGGCGGGCTCGACGCGCTGGGCGATCCCTACACCGAGTACCTCGGCCCGCAGGACTATCAGAGCTTCTTGGACAGCGTTGACGGCAACCTGACCGGCATCGGCGTCTACCTGGAGAAGGTGGGCGATTACATCACGATCGTCCGGCCGATTCGCAGCAGCCCCGCCGAGGCGGCCGGCCTCCGGGCGGGCGACCGCATCGTGGCCGCTGACGGCGTCAGCCTGGTCGGCGAGTCCATCGAGAAGACCCAGCAGCTGGTGCGCGGCGAGCCCGGGACGAAGGTCGTGCTCACCATCGAGCGGCCCGACGAGGGGCGGCGCTTTGACGTCACCATCACCCGGGCCTTCATCCACGTGCCCCAGGTGGACTACCGGATGCTGGAGGACGGCATCGGCTACCTGGAACTCTCGGGATTCGGTCAGCAGGCTGCGGAGGAGTTCTTCGCCGCGGTCGCCGAGCTGAAGGAGGCCGGAGCCACCCGCCTGGTCCTGGACCTGCGGTACAACAGCGGCGGCTGGGTGGCGTCGGCGCTGGAGATCGCCGAGGCGTATGTGCCGGCGGGCGAGCCCATTATGTTCGAGATCACCCGGGACGAGCGGCGGGTCTACCGGAGCGAGGGCAGCCCCCTCGGCCTGCCGACCGCCGTGCTGGTGAGTGAGTACACCGCCTCGGCGGCGGAGATCCTCGCCGGCGCGGTTCAGGACTACGGAACCGGCGTGCTGATCGGCACGCAGACGTTCGGCAAGGGAACCGTGCAGGAGCTGGTGGACCTGCCCGGCGGCGGCGCCGTCAAGGTGACCACGGCCGAGTACCTGACCGGCCGGCAGCGCCGGGTGCACCAGGTGGGCCTGACCCCGGACCTGGTCGTGGAGCCGTATCAGCCGCCCGTGCACCTGCAGACGCCCCTGGTCGCGGACCGGGTCATGACCACCGGCCACGTGGGGCTGGACGTGCTGGGGCTGCAGGAGCGGCTGGCGCTGCTGGGCTACCGCACCGACCGGGACGGGTACTTCAAGGGCCAGACCACCCTGGCGGTGCTGCAGTTCGCCCGGGACCACGGGCTGAATGAGGTGCCGATGGTCGACAAGGCGTTCGTGGAGGCGCTCAACGCGGCGGTCGCGGCGAAGCTGGCGGCCGCTGAGTGGCCGGACACCCAGCTGGAGGCGGCCATCCGGTACCTGAAGGAAAAGTAG
- a CDS encoding S-layer homology domain-containing protein — protein sequence MFQRLRTSAALVLLLCMLLALLPTRPAAAAEPLSDAEAVELLQEYGIVLGNPDGSLGLEDSLTREQAAALFVRSYGMSDLAKMLAATVPFPDAQGRWSAGDIAMAYKLGLMKGDPSGLFRPTDRITYAEVLTVLLRMVEQEPTGTWDPDDILARARSLGIAPSGVGAREYATRGPVFWALASTLVNVPLRDAPNLLRKHIDQVPPSLTVDPVQTPTTEARVTVTGKAIGARSVTVAGQQATFDPRTGTFSHAVSLDLGVNNVTVEATDRAGNTAVRTLTIERKGVASRITISGPSIVPANSSVRLEVTATDSRGNTVPLEDLEATVTGDLATFDTRTMTLKTSDQMGRGTLTLRSGNARGTYSFQVYGPSEKAAALEILEINKGHAPAVGKETTVTVRVLDEGGKVVTDDYFRTVTLRTSGMSGLTVSDSTVQTEKGVATFTIKASRTGTATLTVSSPGLKSAEVDVQFLESTRIVLTPNPKQLKPDGSSKATIRAALVDENGRSITNQSDRDILVLLTASGTDGYFTNDLVVIPRGRSNSSGSDAVFVAGEMPGTATIRGEVISDHKYSVQTLSLPVDQGMTGSRFEVTFSKTNPKPGEAVTVTVEVRDASNRLVTTGSYAFQLKLSTSNNDRLIDGIPEGVTLTFPGSGYTPVSDGRSASDPNKNPMSVIGRTEKGVARLTLVYERSGTVKITPVPVGATYEAFNGTDFGAAASSLNFYAPSREVSFSGTPAKVILTVDSDLGKDQPGGAVKSAKALTVRAKVVDAYNNPIPNFREYATLERLPNGTGVTRIAGVNRRMTQDGVAEFTVYATSEEGWDQYVVTVGSMKSQPLTIAVNRTAPPAPEVIAIHGVKQGGLSPVGGYVGPDADFMEITLARQDALYGNQPTNYVIAKVYRKGESRPFFTSEAIDLANGVPTIRIPRSALKVGTYYYEVVVNNAAGDSPRSLALDDYTMATVVDYNSDYRLNSATYDALTGRLTLSTSRLTSTGTVDPSKIRIVDGKEVLRLDPSVVTVSSVTSSSVVILLNDQKDELTPDRFHGSDVYVEADMGWFVNKERTQFAQPATKVPVKPMATIAEAALDLDGKRLYLYGEGFRQGTLNLTAIGITDQAETVKLTSQDKTAVTPTDEQIVVNLSNATVSQLSKLSGSRLYIAADAGWLYTGSGSSANRVGAITGTMAPVYSRATVTRAEYDRTTGILRLTGSNLAGAVLDPGRLRFVLNTQDGGWSPKTSPTAVGDTTGVITVQFSAEDAAEFVNRFNGRVVYMNTLDGWLVDAAGRPVVRLPDFSVQFAVPNK from the coding sequence ATGTTTCAACGACTCCGCACGTCTGCCGCACTTGTCCTGCTGCTCTGCATGCTCCTCGCTCTCCTCCCGACGCGGCCGGCGGCGGCAGCCGAGCCGCTGAGCGACGCCGAGGCGGTGGAGCTGCTCCAGGAGTACGGCATCGTGCTGGGCAACCCGGACGGCAGCCTCGGGCTGGAGGATTCGCTGACCCGCGAGCAGGCCGCCGCGCTCTTCGTCCGCTCCTACGGCATGTCCGACCTGGCGAAGATGCTGGCGGCCACGGTGCCGTTCCCCGACGCCCAGGGCCGCTGGAGCGCAGGCGACATCGCCATGGCGTACAAGCTCGGGCTGATGAAGGGCGATCCTTCCGGCCTGTTCCGGCCCACGGACCGCATCACCTACGCCGAGGTCCTGACCGTTCTGCTCCGCATGGTGGAGCAGGAACCCACGGGCACGTGGGACCCCGACGACATCCTGGCCAGGGCCCGGTCCCTGGGCATCGCCCCTTCGGGGGTGGGGGCCCGTGAGTACGCCACGCGCGGTCCGGTCTTCTGGGCACTGGCCTCCACCCTGGTCAACGTGCCCCTGCGGGACGCGCCGAACCTGCTGCGCAAGCACATCGACCAGGTTCCGCCCTCCCTCACCGTTGATCCGGTCCAGACGCCCACCACGGAGGCGCGGGTCACCGTCACGGGCAAGGCGATCGGCGCCCGCAGCGTGACGGTGGCCGGTCAGCAGGCCACCTTCGATCCCAGAACGGGGACCTTCTCGCATGCCGTCTCGCTGGATCTGGGCGTGAATAACGTGACGGTGGAGGCGACGGACCGGGCGGGCAACACCGCCGTCCGGACGCTCACCATCGAGCGCAAGGGCGTGGCCAGCCGCATCACCATCAGCGGGCCGAGCATCGTGCCCGCCAACAGCAGCGTGCGGCTGGAGGTGACGGCCACGGACAGCCGGGGCAACACCGTTCCCCTGGAGGACCTGGAGGCGACGGTCACCGGCGATCTGGCCACCTTCGACACCCGGACGATGACCCTGAAGACCTCGGACCAGATGGGGCGCGGCACGCTCACCCTGCGGTCGGGCAACGCCCGCGGCACATACAGCTTCCAGGTCTACGGTCCGTCGGAGAAGGCGGCCGCGCTCGAGATCCTGGAGATCAACAAGGGCCACGCCCCGGCCGTCGGCAAGGAGACCACGGTCACCGTGCGGGTGCTGGACGAGGGCGGCAAGGTGGTCACCGACGACTACTTCCGCACCGTTACCCTGCGGACGTCCGGCATGAGCGGGCTCACGGTGTCCGACAGCACCGTGCAGACCGAGAAGGGCGTCGCCACGTTCACCATCAAGGCCTCCCGCACCGGCACCGCCACTCTGACAGTGTCGAGCCCGGGGCTGAAGTCGGCCGAGGTCGACGTGCAGTTCCTGGAGTCCACCCGCATCGTCCTCACCCCGAACCCGAAGCAGCTGAAGCCCGACGGCTCCTCCAAGGCCACCATCCGGGCGGCGCTGGTGGACGAGAACGGCCGGTCCATCACCAACCAGTCTGACCGGGACATCCTGGTGCTGCTGACGGCCTCGGGCACCGACGGGTACTTCACCAACGATCTCGTGGTCATCCCGCGGGGCCGCTCCAACTCCAGCGGCAGCGACGCGGTCTTCGTCGCCGGGGAGATGCCCGGCACCGCGACGATCCGCGGCGAGGTCATCTCAGACCACAAGTACTCCGTGCAGACCCTGTCGCTGCCCGTGGATCAGGGCATGACCGGCTCCCGGTTCGAGGTCACCTTCAGCAAGACCAACCCCAAGCCGGGCGAAGCCGTCACGGTCACGGTGGAGGTGCGTGACGCCTCCAACCGACTCGTCACAACGGGCTCCTACGCCTTCCAGCTGAAGCTGAGCACCAGCAACAACGACCGGCTGATCGACGGCATCCCCGAAGGCGTGACGCTCACCTTCCCCGGCTCCGGGTATACGCCGGTGAGCGACGGCCGCTCGGCCTCCGATCCCAACAAGAACCCGATGTCGGTGATCGGCCGGACCGAGAAGGGCGTCGCCAGGCTGACGCTGGTGTACGAGCGCAGCGGCACGGTGAAGATCACGCCGGTGCCCGTGGGCGCCACCTATGAGGCGTTCAACGGCACCGACTTCGGGGCGGCAGCCTCGTCGCTGAACTTCTACGCCCCCTCGCGGGAGGTTTCGTTCTCCGGCACCCCCGCCAAGGTCATCCTGACGGTGGACTCCGACCTGGGCAAGGACCAGCCCGGCGGTGCGGTGAAGTCCGCCAAGGCGCTGACGGTCCGGGCCAAGGTCGTGGACGCGTACAACAACCCGATCCCCAACTTCCGGGAGTACGCCACGCTGGAGCGGCTGCCCAACGGCACCGGCGTCACCCGGATCGCCGGGGTGAACCGGCGCATGACCCAGGACGGGGTGGCCGAGTTCACGGTGTACGCCACCTCGGAGGAGGGCTGGGACCAGTACGTGGTCACGGTCGGCAGTATGAAGAGCCAGCCCCTCACGATCGCCGTGAACCGCACGGCGCCGCCCGCCCCTGAGGTGATCGCCATCCACGGCGTGAAGCAGGGCGGCCTGTCGCCGGTGGGCGGCTACGTGGGGCCGGACGCCGACTTCATGGAGATCACGCTGGCCCGGCAGGATGCGCTGTACGGCAACCAGCCGACGAACTACGTGATCGCCAAGGTCTACCGGAAGGGCGAGTCCCGGCCGTTCTTCACCAGCGAGGCCATCGACCTGGCCAACGGGGTGCCCACCATTCGCATCCCGCGCAGCGCCCTGAAGGTCGGCACCTACTACTACGAAGTGGTGGTCAACAACGCGGCCGGCGACAGCCCGCGGTCTCTGGCCCTGGATGACTACACCATGGCCACCGTCGTCGACTACAACTCGGATTACAGGCTGAACAGCGCCACCTACGACGCGCTCACCGGGCGGCTGACGCTCTCCACGAGCCGGCTGACCAGCACGGGCACGGTGGATCCCAGCAAGATCCGCATCGTGGACGGCAAGGAAGTGCTGCGGCTCGATCCGTCCGTGGTAACGGTGAGCTCGGTCACCTCCTCCTCCGTGGTCATCCTGCTGAACGACCAGAAGGACGAACTGACGCCGGACCGGTTCCATGGCTCCGACGTCTACGTGGAGGCCGACATGGGCTGGTTCGTGAACAAGGAGCGCACGCAGTTCGCCCAGCCCGCGACGAAGGTGCCGGTGAAGCCGATGGCGACCATCGCCGAGGCGGCGCTGGACCTGGACGGCAAGCGGCTGTATCTCTACGGCGAGGGCTTCCGCCAGGGCACGTTGAACCTGACGGCGATCGGCATCACCGACCAGGCGGAAACCGTGAAGCTGACCAGCCAGGACAAGACCGCGGTGACGCCCACCGACGAGCAGATCGTCGTGAACCTCTCCAATGCGACGGTGTCGCAGCTGTCCAAGCTGAGCGGCTCCCGGCTCTATATCGCGGCGGACGCCGGATGGCTGTACACCGGCTCAGGCAGCAGCGCCAACCGGGTCGGCGCCATCACGGGCACCATGGCCCCGGTCTACAGCCGGGCGACGGTGACCCGTGCGGAGTACGACCGGACGACCGGCATCCTGCGGCTCACCGGCAGCAACCTGGCCGGCGCGGTGCTCGACCCCGGCAGGCTCCGGTTCGTCCTGAACACCCAGGACGGCGGCTGGTCGCCGAAGACCTCGCCCACGGCGGTCGGCGACACGACCGGGGTCATCACGGTCCAGTTCTCCGCGGAGGATGCGGCGGAGTTCGTGAACCGGTTCAACGGCCGGGTGGTCTACATGAACACCCTGGACGGCTGGCTCGTCGACGCCGCGGGCCGACCGGTGGTGCGACTGCCCGACTTCTCGGTGCAGTTCGCGGTGCCGAACAAGTAG